The following nucleotide sequence is from Falco naumanni isolate bFalNau1 chromosome 6, bFalNau1.pat, whole genome shotgun sequence.
CAGGTGCTGTAACGAGATCAGTGTTTCTGCTGTGACATACATCTACTGGCACTGATGACAGTTCTCTGTTGATTGTGTGAAAACCAGTCTCCAGATACTGCCTGACATCATACAGGCTGGTCGTACCAGCTAGGACAAAAGCTTGTGCCATCTAGTACTGCTAATGTGAGTCACTGAAGTACAGCTGaatgaaacaagcaaaaaataaacGTCCCTGCAAAGAGGGATGTGGAAGAATGCCGGGAAACACATACTTCTGGTGTCTGATTTTTCTcaactcttctgtttcttttaaatgctgaatGATGTCTCTTCTAAAGAAGATATAGCTTCCAGACTTTCCCATTCTCCTTTCCTCAAAATTACTTTGTACTTTGAAAATTCATCTTACTGTAGTCATGCTTCTGCAAGTTTGAGGCTAATATTAAAGGTTGGTTTTGGAGTTATTGGATAGGGGGCAGAGGAAGAGCTTGATCTCATAGTGCATGTCTTTGCACCATATATACTTTTAGGTAAGGGAGAATTGATCCTCATACTGCATTTAAGAGAACATTAACCAAGGAGTTCTTTTAAGATTTAGTGTGTTactaagaattatttttaataattactgTGTTGCCAAAACAACTATGTTCATGATTTTGAAAGTGTCCCGAGCTACCTCATTCtgatttcctgtgtttcttgCACATATTTTTCACCAGTTCTTGCAGTCAAATATTGTTTTACTAAAGAGCATGTTGTTTCAATTTTGTAAAAACTAGTATCAGAATAATATTATCTGAATTCTTCAAAATTTCAGTGGATCAAAGAGCTTATATTTTAAAGTCACTTTATCTAGCTGCTTAGTATAATGCAGCTGTTTCAACTACCTGTAATTTCCAtacttccaattttttttcttctgatcatTTAAATTTAACTTAGAAGGTGACAtcatgaaaaagaagagattgTTTGGTTACAGTGTGATAAATCTACAGTTCATACATGACtactttttctctgtgctttacTACTTTGAGATCTATGTTCTCCTGGGTTCTGgttacttttaaacaaaaataagctCTAAGAAAACATGGGTTTATGGTGCTATTGCTGAAGACAGAAATGTAATGTCAAACTTACCATACTAAgggttggtggttttgtttggttttttttaagctactcCAACAGCAGCATAGGGACACTCCTTTGCTAATCAAGCAGCCAGTTTTCGTCTCTAGTCTTCACTatcagtttatttttgtgtctaAAGTAACCCAAGCAATTACTATTGTGAAAGAAGCaactttttcaaaagcttcatAAACTTCAAGTTGTGAGCAACTCTTGaaattagtaataatttcccAAAGAACTTTGGAAGTGTCTTcagttggtggggtttttgtttaaCTGTATCTTAGTATAATCAGGTGGGATCTGATGTGTGTTTGTCTCTACAGTGACCCTGCAATGAAGCAGTTTCTGCTCTACTTGGATGAGTCAAATGCATTGGGAAAGAAGTTCATCATACAAGACCTGGATGAAACTCATGTCTTTGTATTAGCCGAGTTGGTTAACTTCCTCCAGGAGAGAGTGGGCGAGTTAATGGACCAGAACTCTTTTCCTATTACTCAGAAGTAAAAAGATTAGAGAAATGAGATTACTGCAAGTTTTGGAATAGTGAATTTCAGTAGCTTGGGTTGTTACTGTTTTAATAGATACACTGTGGTTTGTAAGTTCTACGTGGAAATGGCTACTCtagaaaatgaataattttcttgGACAAAATACTCTTGAATTGGATTTTGTTGcttattctgaaaaattatgGTATCTTTATTAAAATCCTTAAAACTATACACTTGAGGACTTGTCTAGACAATTTTGATGCATGCTCTCCATTTTTCCTTTAGGTTTGTTATCTTGCAAGATGGTATGATCCAAAAATTAATGTTTCCGTATTGGAATGGTATATGAATTCCTCTGACACATTACATTCCTGTGGAATTGATTAAATCTGGTTATAGTGTGACTGATAGAATGTGAAGAACATCTATGAAAGTATGATCTGTGCTTGATGGAACATCTCTGTACGTTGAAGGTGTGGTCAGATACTGCTTTCACTTAATGGGTTTTATACACCTAAATGAAAGTTGGTGtgagtttttttgggggttgttttgtttggagggttttgtttggtttgtttgtgtgtgttgggtttttttgcttttttccaaacattttacAAGTGCCCCATACTACTTGCCTACTTTTACCAAGGctgtgctttctgtgctgttcttGGGTTTGGGGAATGGTGCTGGGTATCTAGGATTTTGGTTGGGAAGAGGGGGGATGTGGAGGGATGGGAACAACAAAATCCATTGCCCCACATCATtatgtttatgttttaattGTAAACTGATTACTTGCATATCGACATTAGTAAATTAAAGGGATAACATAAACTGGAGACCAGTGCTTTAGATATAACTTCTTGTGTTTTTCCAGTGAAGCTAATACCTAGTCACAAGAAGCTATGTgatcagaaagggaaaataaagactTGCTTGCTCTACCTGTGAAgaagaaagctggttttgtatttttggggGTGTTTGGGTGGTTTCTCTTGTTGTGTTTGcgttttttcccccttcagctTAGCTCTTCCTTCCCTACTACActttgctgcaaagaaaaagccTCATAGTTTCACAGTAGTTTTTTTACACAGTATTTGTAGCTCACTCAGATACTGGCTTATTTAGTAAGTCAGCTAGTGCATGATGATAAAACCTGTCAAGATTTATGTCTACAAATATGGCAGGTACAGATTACAGAAACAGGAAGAATAACATCTATTACCTTTTCTCTTACCCTACTTCCTACTTAAAATAGCCACATTTATTGGATCTGTAAGTAGTCATTTATAAATGAAAGACTGTTAGGATATTATTCAAAGGGAAGCTTGGCTTTCAGACCAGCTCATGTGCATCAGATAGATGCCATCTTTTAtctttggggggaaaaacaaGTGTAAATAGAAAGACTTCCAtaagaaaggttttctttacTGACTCCCaccattgctttttttccttgtccaGTAATTATGAGATTAGTTGGTAGTTGGtggattttgttgtttgcttgtgtttgttGGTTTGCACCCCTCAGCCCCCACTCCTCACCTCCCAGGGGAACTGAAGCTTCAGGAGAAAGTTTCACAAGATACTTTTAATCAAAAAGCCATCCAAAGAAAGTGCTGCAGAATTGCATATATTCAGGCTCATGTGAATCAGCAGGTAGCCCTGTGGCATTCAGCTTCATGTAGTTCCTGGTGCTCTGACTGTCAAACAATAGTTTGGTCCAAGTtgtttcatctctttctttcacAAGTGGTTGCTTCCCCAGTCATATAGGTGAAGAATCATCTCTACACATCTTCACTTGAAATAAAACGCTGACATATTTTATGAATGGTTCATGGTTCCTTACCTCTTTCTTGAGACTGGTCAAACATTGACCTCATAACCATTGTTTTCTGGAAGGTTATTGGATGCTCATTTAATGGAGAGATAATCAGTACTCTTAACATGGCATGATAGTTTAATACAATTTAAGTGTTACCCTTAAGTTATCCTTTCTTTGGAATCCTAGTTTATTTTCCATCCAGGTTTTGATGAAAGGTAGATGATCCCTCTTTCTTTAAATGACagtatttgaaaagtcatgttAGAATTACAGCTGTTGAACTTCTCTTTATTTAATATGCTAGTGCTGcatttctgttgtggttttccttttaactCTGTGATAAACTTCTTGCGgttcttgtctttttctcctgGTTAATTGTAGTTTTATTCTTACATTAGCTGTGTTTTAGCTTGTATTTCCAGTTACATTTCCAGTGATAGATGGCTTATGTAATACAGAGGGATAGAAGTTCCAAACTGTATAAACTACACAGTTAGGCATGCATTCTTACACTCTTTGTGCTCAATCTTTTTTGAGTGAACATATTTATGGATTTTAACTTGTAAACCTGTCAAGGCTTAGATTATTCCTGCAGCCTAACCAGACCTAACTTTCTATGCTGGAAGAATAAACAAAAGATATAAAGAAGCAAATCGGTATCTCCTTATGGAGTCTAAGGAGTTGAGTTCTTTGTAGTTTCTAGGGAAAAAAGGGTCTTGAATTATGTAGTATGGTGAAGGAAATCCAATGAGGAAGCTCTTAGAACTTGAGCATGTATacgtattaaaaaaaaacaacaccaaaacaccCAAGGTTTTCTGGGGTTGAATAAACTTGGATCccagaaagccttttttttttttctttaatgcgTGTAATCCTGGAatatatatgcttttaaaaatatgcacacacacatatatatatatttttgtatgttaCCCAGATGGGCGAAAAGTAGATACtagctttgaaaaatatcaAGGCATTTTGAGATAATTAACATTTACATTTAGAGATTTATTTAGAGATTTTAAACGTTTTCACTGGCTTTCATTTAGGTGTGAAGTATTATTGGTGAGTGGAGCTCAGAATGAAACATTATGTgaagaatatcttttttttaaaatcctggaAGCATTTGAGAATAAAAGGTTAAGGAGATctgtttaaatatatacatgtttTGCTAATAAAGTTGATATGGTGAGAACATCAGTTCtcactgtatttgaaatattgTATCTTAATGTAACATTTCTAGCCATAGCAAATAAGTTAACTTTTTTCCGCAGGTATCTAGCATAGGGGCTATACTCTGCTCAGGTCCTGCTTGAGCATCAAAATAGAGCTTGAATGACAGACTTCTTGTTGAAGCAGCAAATCTTGATGGGCTTTCTCTGCTAAGGGTTGAGCTCATGCTTCACTTTATGCTTTTGCTCTGAGTTGAAAGTATCTTGTCTTCTGGAGGAAGAGCATGGTAGGGTAATTACCTAAAGGACACTTATTTGAGCTTAATTTCTTATTTGCTACTAATTTATACGTAGATCTAAAACATTGTAAGTTcacttgtttgtgttttgtgatGTAAACAGTTGTTGGGTAGTTACTGTAACTTCGAACAGGCTCATGGATACCACTTTTAACACAAATGCAGAAGCTGAAGCGTAATACTTGACAGAAGGGTGAGAGAGATCTCTAATGCAAGGTAAGAGATTTTGAGCAATGcaaacaaagtatttctgttaaatGGGAAGAGAGGGGTGGAAACTGAAGGTGCAGcttcctattaaaataaagcaatagcacctcttactgaaaattatactttggtggttttggtgttttgtttttttaagtttgttagTAACGGTCTTCAAAGAAACCTGTGTAGTATGACCATAGCGTACCACAAAAGCAAATAAGCCTGAATGCTGTCGTATATTTAGATACTTCTAGAGATTGTAGGTAAGCTAATTCTGGagtgtggattttattttagtgtgGGGATTCACAGCATGATGAAGATGACCCTGAGTTAGTTAGTACAGATAGGgattataattaatttcttacctTGTTACCAACTTGTAagtcctctttccttctctctagTACAACATTTAGCCCAGGGAGAATAATTGTCCACTGCAGTAAAGGAGGAAATAACCAACAGTCAGTAGAGAGAATGCACGTGGccccaggaaagaaaactgtgttgaaagaaaatagagaatGCTTCAGGGAATTACACCATTTTACCTGAGAGAACCCAGATGGAGTGGATTTGACTTTGTAGCTAAACTGCCAGTGTTGTTTCATAAAAAGTTAGGCATCTGAATTCATCTGGAATGAAGAATGATAGagcatttttgtttatttgtttagaAATTTAATGTGCTTATAATGAAAGTTCAGGTTTTGTTCTATGTAGCACATAGAACAGCTAGATGGCTATGTGATTTGCAATACAAAAACTTCTCCAACTGTACATTAAGAAAGCCTGTTCTACAGTCTTTCCAGGATGGTAGGGTGTATTCAAAATCATATCTTTTGCTGTCTTTTggttgctgtttgtttgttttttttaatgtggcaTCACAACAGattttactgggtttttttctcaagttaACTCTGCAGTGCCACCTCAAGTATGCAAGAACAAGCTAGAGAACGTATCTTTTATGCATTGACAAGATTGTTTACTGTGAGCTGAAGATAATGATATTTCATGGTGTCATTAAAATGACTTACTTTAAACCTTTCTTAGCTGGCATCATCACCATAAAAGTGTCCAATTTCAGTCAGCACCTAGGTTGAACTTGCAAAACTAGGGCTCTGAAAATATATAgataaaacaaatgaacaagTCTTTGGTCATATAAGCCAACACAGGCTGAGATGTATATCTTGCTGGCAATAGGCAATTGGCTattgaagaaaacagtaagCTTTTGTAATAATTCTTTTTGCAGTTCCAAATTCTACAGCAGATTCCGATCCTTTTCCTACACTGACTTGTTGATTATCCCACAAATGATCTCATTAAAGCTGGTGGTAGTTACTGTGAAATGAGGCATTACTCATTATATCAGAATTGGGTGtcatgtttgttttgtaattcaGACTTTGGGAAGGCTTACATGTGCTATAAATTAAGGATTTAATAAATTCGTGGAAGTTCATAATGATGGAAGAACAAATTCTTCCTGAACTAAGTCATTATCTTTGGTCTTATGACTTAACAGCtaataagaaatataaaaaatagcGTTTCTGATGGAAATACGATGTGgagctcttttatttttaatgtggaaTAGAAGTAATATTTTACCCATCTTTGTTTCATATAAAAAGATTTTCAGGACTGAAGAATTAACAATTTGAAGGCAGACCAGTAAGGGGAGCTCTTACCagtattttaaactgctttttaaaaaattgctgcaGCGTGGGCAATGGTGGGACTTTCCATGCTTTGGAACATTAGTATCTGTCTCTCTGGATATGCTTTCAGCTGGAGATGAACATTCAACTTCAAAGGATCCTTCTAGGAAGATATTTGCAGCAGGAGATTTTGGCCATTTCGTAGATGTTTAGTTatcagatgttttctttctatgcTTAGGTGCACAGTCCTGTTACATGAAAATGGTGTGTTCAACCTTCAGATGTTACTGGTAGGACCATGTATCTCCACATCACTGGCCTGATTTAGGAGCTGTTCTGTATTAAGTTACATCATTTTCAGTGAGcataaatcacagaaatacattGTTGATACAGTCTGAAGtaacttttattaatttttttctctttatttcctcATCATACAAAATGCATGTGATTTGTAGGGAACCTGTTTCTCAGAGCACATGCCCCATACTGTATGGAAGACACTATTCAACCTTAACTGCATTTCAGTCTGCACTGGGAATTTCTGCATCTCTATCCTTATGGTGTTGCTAATAGTACACGGAAatgaaacatacagaaaatttCTCCCTCACTACCTCCAAAAGTGAAGTTTTACTGGTTTACACCTATATAAAGGTAAATTTCAGTatgttctttaaacaaaaaccccacactacCTACCAGTTAAGTTTTaaggggggaaggggtggggggagggaacCTAATACCTTTGATACTGGTGgttgtatttttcatatagaagaaaaagtaattttctctcctctgaCTGTGTAGCAGTAATAAGCAGATTAACTGCAGAATGGAAGCAGACTATAAAATTTCTGTCCAGTGAACAAatctaaaaaatgaaaattttagaGTAGTATTGTTAGCTTTTAGCTTTTTGTGCTTGAGGAATTCTAGGCTTTAGTAACAATGACAAGTATAAGGTTCCTGgaaatctcattttcaaattaatatttttctcttataGAAGAAAAGCAGGCCCATAATACTCATGGAGGAATATGCTTGAACACACTAAAGAAAACCCATTTGACACCAGAACAGGTAATTGATTAGCCGTAAAATTAGCTTCTCAGGAGAGAAATGACATGCAAAATTTCTGGATGACTGTAGATTGAAGGAGTTTACTGTCAGAGCTATACAATTGTTCACTTTTCTATTATAGAAAAGAGGGACCCAGATGTAAATTACAGGATGTGCAGAATGATGGGTACCCTTGCAGATGTGAAGAGATCTTTAGTAGATAAGAAAGTACTGCACATTTCTACAATGTTGGCATAGCTGATATACTATCAGTAGTAAGAGTTAAACATACTAAGCAAACCTCTAATCTGTCAGCATTTTGTGTGTTGTGTTCCTGATCTTTGAAGCTAGAGGGTGAGGTAGGAGGATGAAACAGAAGGTAGGAAAGAGGGGGAAGAGTATTTTAGGCTTGTATCTAACATTTCCTGTTAATTCCAAAATTGAACAAGATCACAAGGAGCATAAGGACAAAATTGAGAGAGATtatattcaaattaattttaattttgtatcaaAAAATTTACTTGCAATTAACTAGAACCTAATTGGTTCATAGAATGTCCTGTATCAGAGCCAACTTATCACAAGGACTGGGAGAGCAAGTTTTCTTAATGTCATGCCTATCATTCTACCTTGCTTCAGTCCTGGACAGGACCACTTTTCCATGTGGAATGATAATgtagttttgcttctttttaatctcTGGATTTTCCTACACTGGCAGCTTTATTAGgtgcaaaatgtgttttgcatgtgtgtggTATGTATATCATTAGTCCcggagaaggtgccaggaaagAATTCTCTTGCTGACTCTCATTGTGCCCTGGTAGCCATGGGAAGGACACAACAAAACTTGGGCTATCTGCTTTCTGAGGCAAGAACATGGACCCCTCACTTTCGTACTCCTATGGAGCCCAAAAGCATGTTGGAAATATTCAGCCACTGttccctggagaaggtgccaggaagcAATTTTCTTGCTGGCTCTCACCATGCCCTATGTAGGTATACCAGAAGCTAGAGATTCAGCAGTGATGAGGAACCCTGGAATAATAGTAGCCTTCTGTATCAACCAGCTTGAAATTaagataggaaagaaaaatctctcttcAGCTGTAATATGAAGCATGCTCCCTgcatttgattttgcttttggtCTAAACTGAGgctaattttctcttttaattttggGAAATTTATAAAGTCAGTATAGCACTTAAAAGAGGCCTTGTTTCTTGAGGAATGTTTGAAATTGATATTTTCAAGCACAGCCATGGTGAGGTCGGTGTGATACGGGACTGTGACAGCTTTTTGCTGCTGGCCAGGTTGCCATTTGGGCGAAGACAGCTGCCAACAATGTttgagagaagcagaagagtaGGGATGAGGAGTGGGCAAAGCTAAGCATCTGAACAAATCTCTGTAGAGGACCAGGGAACCTAAAGCCTTGGAACTAGTAAACATTTCCCCTTTTGGCTTTGagtagctttttgtttttttgtaagcCATTTCTGCCTGTTTAGCGTGGTGTGTGACAGCAGGAGCCAGAAGGAAATGttgggagagggaagaagggatTCTAAGGGTGTATGTGTTTCAGAAGGTGGTTCCTAAAGTTGCTTGCTACAAGTATGAAAAACTAGACCAAGCTGAAACTGCCTTTTCAATATGCAGGGTTATTTtagctcatttatttttttaaaatgtactacaaaacaaaaggaactgTGAAGGTGCTGGGAAGAACTGTTATTGTTTGAATTGCTAACTACAAGAAGCAACCAGCTATGCTTCTCAATTTGAAACAAGGATGGGGGGGCCTTCACATAGtgcattttttcattatcaTCATATTTACATGACGATTATAACCAAAGCAAGTCATAGAAACAAAGAGAGGAGACTGATATAAATGGCCTAAGTTTAAGACTAGTGGTCAGACATTGGCAACACTTCGTCAGTGAGACTAATCACTTGTGCCAATATTTTAGTTTCTACTAGTCAGGAGACTTGCCTCAGGAcatcctgggggaaaaaacaaaattggGTCTGCTGGAAACTTGTCGTTCTTGGGTCAAGGGAATGTCAAAGTCTGGATTTTTCAGTCTCAAAACCTGCTACACTCAGACACGACAGGTACTTTTCTCCTTTGCCCTAGCACCCAGTATGTAATGATGGCAGTCATGCAAATTTGTATGCCTGTGACAACACAAAGTAGtgtaataatgaaatataatgTACAATTAAAAGGGTGATGTACAGATTTAATTATCTTCTCTTAAAAGTACAAGAATAAAAACACGTATGAGAATAACTTATGTGTGCACCAGTAAGTACTGAATGCAATTTATTCTAAGTATAATCTCTGGTGCCAAGTGATTGatcttttttaatgaagcagGCATTTAAATATACGTAAATTGTGTAACAAGCGTTGAGAACACAGACAAAACACCAACTCATTAGTTCAAATTTCTTCCAGACGTtggtaagaaaataattaaaaagtaacaaatatACAAAGCAAATATTAGCAAAACAATTAATGTTTATTCATGCAAATGTGAGCTTATTACCAAGTGCAGTAAACTTACTACTTGGATTTTTTCTGCTAGCTTTCAAGACCTGATCATATGGGATACTAAGCACTACatttaacagtaatttttttacttttgcctTACTACTAGAGCTGTGAAAATTAGTTCTCACTGAGAAGGGAAGATGTTAACAGCATTATTTTGTTGAGACTATGTCACCACTTAAAGAATAGCTCACCTTTAAGTTAACTAGTATGATCTGGTAGAGAAGTGAAAAGCCTGGCATTGCTCTATGTTCTCAAGCAGGTATCTTTCATGTGTCCTAATGTagttttccccatctgtaaaatagGGATAAGGGTAATATTTTTCTGCTACTCCTACTAAACAGGACTGCggccttgctttgttttctgtctatGCAAAATGCACAATAGAAGTCTGTCCTGCTCTCTGTTCCTATTGAAGTACCCTCTAGTAAAAGTAAGTGCTGGGGTACTTCATAACATACATAGGAAAATATGCATTCAATCATAGGAGATCTTACTATGCTAGTATGTTAGCTTACATACATGCATATTAAATGCTGCTGTTGATTAAAGAGTTTTAGGTCTTCG
It contains:
- the GTF2H5 gene encoding general transcription factor IIH subunit 5 translates to MVNVLKGVLIECDPAMKQFLLYLDESNALGKKFIIQDLDETHVFVLAELVNFLQERVGELMDQNSFPITQK